In bacterium, a genomic segment contains:
- a CDS encoding 1-deoxy-D-xylulose-5-phosphate reductoisomerase, with protein sequence MKNIIVLGSTGTVGKNVLEVVKERASEWKVLGIACRNNKDMFAEQIQEFKPEFAYIQDID encoded by the coding sequence ATGAAAAACATTATAGTTCTTGGTAGTACTGGCACAGTAGGTAAAAACGTTCTTGAAGTAGTCAAAGAACGGGCTTCTGAATGGAAAGTTTTAGGCATTGCTTGCCGTAACAATAAAGATATGTTTGCTGAACAGATACAAGAGTTCAAGCCAGAATTTGCTTATATTCAAGATATAGATAA